The Aliivibrio salmonicida LFI1238 genome contains the following window.
TCTCAAGTTTTTTTGGGGTATTTATACTCCAATGAGAGCATTGAACTGTAAGATCAGGAGCCAATAACGTTAATTGCTTAACTAATTGAGTGCCTAATGTTGATATGAGTGGTGGAGAGAGTAAGAGGTGCAACTCGCCGTCGAGCTGAGAGATATCCCACTCTGTATTATCACGATATAAGACATCAATCTGCGTCAAAATATCAGGTAGGGTTGATAGTATATGAGCGCATTTTACCGTGGGTATTAGGTTGTTTTTATCACGAATAAATAAGGGGTCATCAAATTGGTCCCGTAATTTCTTGAGCATAATACTGATGGTTGGTTGGCTTAAATTCATTCGCTTTGCCGCCAATATAGTTTGTCTTTCTTCATTTAGAATGATAAGCAGCTTAAGTAAATTGAGATCTTTATTGTGCATGATGCGTCCTTAGTGCCGTCTATTTTTCTTTTATACTGAGGAATAAATATAACGACAAACGTCTGAATGTTCATCATTTATACACTATAATCGGGACCAACATAATAAAAAGACAATTAATGGATAAAGGAAAAACGGATGAAAAAGTGGTTGTTATTGCTCAATAGCTTAATCTTTTCTTTTGGTGTGAATGCGACAGATACATGGAAAGAAGTAGAACAAAAAGCCAAAGGACAAACGGTATACTTTCATGCTTGGGGAGGAAGCCAAGAAATAAATAACTACCTTCGTTGGGCAGATAAAGAGTTGCAACGTGATTACGGAGTGACACTAAAACACGTTAAAGTTGCCGATATTGCAGAAAGTACGTCTCGTCTTATTGCCGAAAAAACCGTAGGTAAAAATGAAGGTGGCAGTGTTGATATGGTATGGATTAATGGTGAAAACTTTAAATCTATGAAAAACAGTCAATTGCTTTTTGGTCCATTTGTTGATCGTTTACCAAGTTGGAAATACGTAGATAAATCGTTGCCAATAGACAGTGATTTTTCTGAGCCAACATTAGGATTAGAAGCGCCATGGGGGGTTGGTCAATTAGTTTTTATTCACGATAAAGCGACATTAAATAACCCGCCACAGTCTTTTTCTGAATTATTAAGTTACAGTAAGGCATTTCCTAATCGAATTACTTATCCTAAACCTCCTGAATTTCATGGCACGAGCTTTTTAAAAGCACTGCTAATTGAATTGACCAATAATAATCCTCAATTAATGAAACCAGTGGAAAATGCTAATTTTGCCGAGGTAACAAAACCGCTATGGGCATATCTTGATGAATTACATCAAACGGCATGGCGTAAAGGAAAGCAATTTCCATCAGGCAGCGCACAGTCAATTCAACTGCTTGATGATGGGCAGATAGATCTCGCGATCACATTCAATCTAAATGAAGTCTTTTCAGCTCAAGCTAATGGTAAATTAGTCGAAACAACAGAAGCTTATGCAATGGAAGCGGGGGCATTGTCTAATATTCATTTCCTAGCAATACCATGGAATGCATCCGCAAAAGAGGGAGCGCAAGTGGCGATTAACTTTTTACTAAGCCCTAAAGCACAATCTCGTAAAGGTGATTTAAGTATTTGGGGAGATCCATCAGTATTAGAATCTCAGTATTTAATGGGGTCAGCAAAAAATACGACGTTATTTAAATCATTAGCTGAGCCACACCCAAGCTGGCAAGTGGCGTTAGAAAAAGAATGGTTAGTACGTTACGGTAATTGAATTCACTATATTATGATTTAAATGGGCCGTATTTGGTAGTAATACCGAATATGGCCTATTTTTTTTGTGACACAGAAAAAACTTAAAATAATAAGTTAAATTCTTAAAATGGAGACGATTTGTGTATATTTTTTGGGATTTGTCCTATTGATTTTTTAGTTTATTTAAAGGTTTATTTTAATTATTTAACGTTTAGTTAAATCTAATTTAGAAATATTTTTATATAATGAATTTATATTGTAAGTAATAAATTGCAACGTTATTAAGTAAATGCTTATATATAACAGTTAATTATATTAATAATGTCATTTTAATTTCCCATAAAGTTCTATAGAATCATTTTAGTCTAGGCATTTTTATTTATATCCATATTTTAAATGCTATGGGTGTTAAAAAAATAAAATATTACCCTTAAGCTAGGTAGAGGATTAGTTCATTTTTATGAAGAATTTATTTGAGCAAATTTTAAAAAAATACAGAATGAAAAGCGGAATTACTCAAGAGTTTATGGTCGATTTATTGAGTAATAATTCATCCAATTTGAAAAAATTAGACAATGTGACTTTTAGTCGATGGGAGAGAGGGATCACGATCCCGCCGTTTAGGAAACAAATTGAGATATATCGATTACTTGGGGTTGATCCAATTGATGAGATAATAGAACTTGATATAGATTTACCACAAATAGAGGGTGAAGATTATGTCATTACGGACTATTACACGGACTCAGTTAATGAGTTTTATTCTTATTGCCTCAATCGTACGAACATTGATGAGGCAATCAATTTTATTGGTGAAATTGAATTAATTAAAGATGGCGATGTATATATCAGTAGATTATTTGATTCATTTAAATTAGATAAAGAAGAACATGTTATCCAAATGATGATAGAAAAATTTAATGCGGAAATTATTATTTGTAAGTATAAAAAAAGAATAATTGCTCATTCTATTACTCTTGATATTGAACCTGATTTCATTAAAGATCTGGTAAGTAACAGTATTGATCTATCTAAGATAGAGTCATACTCTGGAAGCAATCCGTTTGTGATCTCATTTCATGCTTCAACACTTACTACATTAAAGTTTATCATTGGGAATGTGTTGAATAAATTTTTAGATATGCCTAATCTTGAATCTAAATTATATATGGCATCATTTGAGAAAAATATACATAAGTTATTTGTTAAACTTAAATCTAAAGTTAAATATAATGAAATTTATAACGGAAAAAACCACAAGATTTCTGAGTTAACAAAATTTGACATTAATAGTTCAAGAGAAGCATTGTATTTCCTTGTGGGCTTTAGAAGAAAAGAATATGAAAAATAATATTTTAATAGTCGATGATATTGAATTCTCAAGAAAAGTAATTTCTTACATAATAAGAAAGAAATTTAATGATGACGTAAATATTATAGAAGCAAATAATAGCCATGATGTAGAGAAAATACTTAAAAGTAACGTAATAATTAACGGAATTATTACCGATATAATCATGCCTGATGGAAATGGATTTGATTTAATTAACATACTCTCTATGAATAATCATAGAATCCCCATTGTGATCGTATCGTCTGTGAAAATGAGCATACTTGAAAAAATCATGAATCTGGCTGAAGTAAGCGGTGTGAATATTATTAATTCATACAAAAAGCCAATATCATCCGAAGACATTATAAAATCAGTTGAGAGCTTTATTTTCCATCAACGAAAATCTGAAGATAATGATCTTAATGAAGGAAGACAAACTGCTTTAGTTGAATTGTTTTATCAACCTCAAATCAATACAAAAGATAAGGTTATGATTGGTGCCGAAGCCTTTATTCAATGGAAGAATAAAGAAGACAGTTCAGTGTCTAAGAATGTCTTTATGCCTAAAATTGATGATATGAAAAAGCTATTAAATTTCATGAGGTTATCCGTGTTGATGCTCTTTGATGAAGTGTATGCTTATTTTCATGATATGGGTGAACATTTTAAAGTAAATTTAAAAATCCCATTGAAGATTATTTGTGATGATGAATTTATCGAATCTATTTCCAGTAAAAAAGAACGAATTCCTTTTAATAGGATAGTTTTTGTTATTGATTGTCACGATAAGATCAAAGATGACGTTAAATTAATCGATAATACGAATAAGTTAAAAAATATTGGCATTGGAATCGCGATAAATTTTTGTAAACAATGTGATAAAAATTATATTTCAGATACATTTAAGAAAATGTCCCTATCAGGCGTAACGATAGAACAGAATGTACCTAACTCTGATGTACTACATATACGTAACAGTTTATCTATAAATGATAATGATCTTATTATTTATGATGTCGATAATAGTGAAATTAAAAATAGTTTGATTGAGCAAGGATTAAAATATCAACAGGGTAATTATTTATCACCATTAATGAACCCGATAGATATCAATAAATGGATTAAGAACTATGAATCAGAGACTTCAGGAATTTAATGTTAAAGAGTTTGAAAATGGAACATGCACTAGAAACCAAACATCAGACGCTTTATTTTTTAAAACGATGATAAAAGAAAGCATTGAAAATGAACTCAATTCTGCTGAGCATGAAAAAATTCAAGATACTATTCATGCGATTAAAGGTATATCAAGTTATGCAGGATTAAACAGGATGCATGAAATATGCATTAGACTAGAGAATTATCACCAAGTGATGACGTTTGATTTGATAAAAACCACCTTAAATAAGGAGTATGAAAGTATTTTAAAGGATAAAAATTTTATTATTTGAATTCATATTCTAAAGCATGATTATTATCATGCTTTTTTATGCGCCTTTATTTATTTTATTTTCTATTTTATCCTAAATTTCATGTCTATCCATATGAATATTTATATAAATTTAGTTGTACCTAAACCGTTTGAATGAGCTCTGAATTGTGATGGTTGTAATACTTTATGGTTATATTTGTTGTTTTTGTTTTGGGTGTAAAGTGTGACATTGCTCGTATCTATTTGTTAAATAAGATGAAAGTCATCATGTTGGCACTTTTATCTTTATATTAAAAAAATATGCCTTATTCATTTTTATGCCAAATTATTATGATGTTTTCACTTTATTGATACATTGATTCCAAAGTTAATCAGTGCCAATGAATATACATAGCAAAAAAGTAAATGTTTATTTCTTTGTAAGTGGAAAATTTTAATATTAAGGTTATCAAATGCTAACTAAGCTTGTTGTTCGTTCTCAAATGGCTTTCGAAAATTTCAAAAATGATCAACGTGGTGTGACTGCGATTGAATATGCAATTATTGGTGTTTCTATTTCAGCAATCGTTTTGTTGATGTTTAATGGTACACTTAAAGATGCTTTAGTAGGCGCTATGGGTACTATCTCAAGTAACATTGATTCTGCTAATGTAAAAAGTTAATAATTATTAAGTGAACATTTTTTTAATAATATGGTGGTTTTTATTAGCCGCCATTTCTTATTTTATATGCTATCAAGATGTCACGAAGCGAATAATATCGAATCGAGCATGTATGCTTGTTTTCATAATTTGCATAATGATTGGCGTTGTTACTGATAATTATGAAAATATATTCTATCCAGCGATAATATTTATTACTGGATTTGTTCTTTTTTCATTCAATATAATTGCAGCAGGGGACATTAAACTCGCTGCTGCTTTTTCCATTGCAGTTAACCCAAAATACCAACTATTAGTAATTACTATTATTCTACTGCTTGGAGGGATTATTGCATTGGGTCAATTGGCTTGGAAAAAATGTAAGACTAATGAAAAAATAGATGGTGTTCCTTATGGTGTTCCTATTTGTATAGGCTATTTATTTGGTATTGCAGCATCAATTTAAGGTAAAAGATGAAAGTTAAATTAATAATTGTACTTGCTGTAATGACTATTTTATTTGGTTTATATGGCTTAGGGGAAAGCTTGTCTTTGTTTACTCCTCAGAAAATACAGTCCGCTAAAGAAGTGAAAATCAAAGTGTGGCGTCTAAAAAAAGAAGTGAACATGAGTGAAGAGATTAATCGTCATATGTTGGCATTAGAGCTAATGCCAGAGCAAAAAGCGAATGCTCTGAGTTTTTCTGAAGATGTGACGTTAGATTTAATCCCAGGGACCGTCTTTAAAAGTGAACTTAAAAAAGGCACTTATATTTCAATGAGCGATTTAATCACGCCAGAAGAAGATGGTTATATTGATTATGTTATTGCTCCAGAACGAATTCCTTTCCCAATTACGGTTGACCCTTCATCTATTACTGGTGGAGTGATTCGAAGTGGAACGATTGTTGATATTCTTGCTTTGACATCTCCTCAGAATATAAATAATTCTACCCGTAATGTAAAAAAATCGGTTTCAATTACACCCATATTTACTGGGGTAAAAGTCCTGCAAGTGAAGCATTCAGTCATAAAAGGCAATCGCAATGATGTTGAAACCGAAGTGATTAGCTTAATTCTTGAATTAACCCGTGAGCAAGCAACCAAGCTGATTGTCGCTAAAAAAATTGCAGATATAGAAGTGTATAAATCAACAGGGAAGTATGATTCTAGCGATTTACAAGCAGATGCTGGGGATATATTAAAAGATTTTAATGCGATTACTGAATATCGCGCGAATGAAGTGGTTATTAAATAGGATGAATGGAATGTGGAATAAAAGCTACCAAACTATAATTACATTAAGTTTATTCATGATGTCTTTTTCTAGCCATGCTGTGGGTATTATTAACATGTCGGAGGGAGGAGCAAAAACAATATCAGTAGAGCAAGATATTTCTTCTGTTTTTCTCTCTGATCCTAAAATTGCCGATTACCAAGTGATTGATAAACGAAAAATTGTTATTTATGGAAAGAGTATTGGCAGCAGTTCTGTGCTTATTTTTGGTGAGAAAGGGAATACACTTTCAAATAAAAAAATAATGGTTAACAAAAGCTTGGCCACTATTCAGCAATATATTTCAGTGAAATACCCAGATACTGCGGTTGATATATTCAATGTCGGTGAGCAAGTCGTTTTGAATGGTACAGTCTCAACGGAACAAGAAAAAGATGAGATTAACGGTATTGTTGGTGAATTATTAGAGAAAAGCAGAAAAGATTTCCAGTTTGAACAAGACATGGAAGATCAAGATTATGAAATACAGTTTATGGAGCGTCATGAATACGAAGGCGTTGTTAATAATATTGTTGTAGCGACGACGAAACAAGTGAATGTAAAAATATCGATTGCTGAAGTATCCCAATCTTTTCTTGAGCAAATCGGTATTCAATATGGAACGAGTGCAAGTGTACCGGGTGTGTTTGTGCAACCGCTGACCAGTTTTAGCTCTTCGGATATCATGTCTGTTATTACTGCAATCGGAAATGACTCTGTTGGTCAAATATTAGCCGAGCCTAATTTGTCTGTTATCTCCGGGGAAAGTGCGAGCTTTTTAGTGGGGGGAGAGTTACCGGTTGTAACGACGGTTAATAACAGTACCAATGTGGTTTATAAAGAGTTTGGTGTTCGCCTCGATCTCATGGCTAAGGTAAAGAAAGACGATAAAATAACGCTTTCTTTGGTTCCTGAAGTGAGTTCGTTAGACACACAATATGAAAATGACTCTTATAATTTACCCGCGTTAAAAACGCGTCGTGCGCGTACGACCGTTGAATTGGGTGATGGACAAAGCTTTGTTTTAGGTGGATTACTTA
Protein-coding sequences here:
- a CDS encoding Hpt domain-containing protein, whose translation is MNQRLQEFNVKEFENGTCTRNQTSDALFFKTMIKESIENELNSAEHEKIQDTIHAIKGISSYAGLNRMHEICIRLENYHQVMTFDLIKTTLNKEYESILKDKNFII
- a CDS encoding EAL domain-containing response regulator; this translates as MKNNILIVDDIEFSRKVISYIIRKKFNDDVNIIEANNSHDVEKILKSNVIINGIITDIIMPDGNGFDLINILSMNNHRIPIVIVSSVKMSILEKIMNLAEVSGVNIINSYKKPISSEDIIKSVESFIFHQRKSEDNDLNEGRQTALVELFYQPQINTKDKVMIGAEAFIQWKNKEDSSVSKNVFMPKIDDMKKLLNFMRLSVLMLFDEVYAYFHDMGEHFKVNLKIPLKIICDDEFIESISSKKERIPFNRIVFVIDCHDKIKDDVKLIDNTNKLKNIGIGIAINFCKQCDKNYISDTFKKMSLSGVTIEQNVPNSDVLHIRNSLSINDNDLIIYDVDNSEIKNSLIEQGLKYQQGNYLSPLMNPIDINKWIKNYESETSGI
- a CDS encoding type II and III secretion system protein family protein; its protein translation is MNGMWNKSYQTIITLSLFMMSFSSHAVGIINMSEGGAKTISVEQDISSVFLSDPKIADYQVIDKRKIVIYGKSIGSSSVLIFGEKGNTLSNKKIMVNKSLATIQQYISVKYPDTAVDIFNVGEQVVLNGTVSTEQEKDEINGIVGELLEKSRKDFQFEQDMEDQDYEIQFMERHEYEGVVNNIVVATTKQVNVKISIAEVSQSFLEQIGIQYGTSASVPGVFVQPLTSFSSSDIMSVITAIGNDSVGQILAEPNLSVISGESASFLVGGELPVVTTVNNSTNVVYKEFGVRLDLMAKVKKDDKITLSLVPEVSSLDTQYENDSYNLPALKTRRARTTVELGDGQSFVLGGLLNSEDKESLQKVPFIGDIPILGALFRNSVTQRNKTELIIVATVNLVQPIHPSQIQLPMMKKTTTLSRFFALEDSYITASDKWAKELLATGGFKK
- a CDS encoding Flp family type IVb pilin, producing the protein MLTKLVVRSQMAFENFKNDQRGVTAIEYAIIGVSISAIVLLMFNGTLKDALVGAMGTISSNIDSANVKS
- a CDS encoding ABC transporter substrate-binding protein → MKKWLLLLNSLIFSFGVNATDTWKEVEQKAKGQTVYFHAWGGSQEINNYLRWADKELQRDYGVTLKHVKVADIAESTSRLIAEKTVGKNEGGSVDMVWINGENFKSMKNSQLLFGPFVDRLPSWKYVDKSLPIDSDFSEPTLGLEAPWGVGQLVFIHDKATLNNPPQSFSELLSYSKAFPNRITYPKPPEFHGTSFLKALLIELTNNNPQLMKPVENANFAEVTKPLWAYLDELHQTAWRKGKQFPSGSAQSIQLLDDGQIDLAITFNLNEVFSAQANGKLVETTEAYAMEAGALSNIHFLAIPWNASAKEGAQVAINFLLSPKAQSRKGDLSIWGDPSVLESQYLMGSAKNTTLFKSLAEPHPSWQVALEKEWLVRYGN
- the cpaB gene encoding Flp pilus assembly protein CpaB, which encodes MKVKLIIVLAVMTILFGLYGLGESLSLFTPQKIQSAKEVKIKVWRLKKEVNMSEEINRHMLALELMPEQKANALSFSEDVTLDLIPGTVFKSELKKGTYISMSDLITPEEDGYIDYVIAPERIPFPITVDPSSITGGVIRSGTIVDILALTSPQNINNSTRNVKKSVSITPIFTGVKVLQVKHSVIKGNRNDVETEVISLILELTREQATKLIVAKKIADIEVYKSTGKYDSSDLQADAGDILKDFNAITEYRANEVVIK
- a CDS encoding A24 family peptidase, with translation MNIFLIIWWFLLAAISYFICYQDVTKRIISNRACMLVFIICIMIGVVTDNYENIFYPAIIFITGFVLFSFNIIAAGDIKLAAAFSIAVNPKYQLLVITIILLLGGIIALGQLAWKKCKTNEKIDGVPYGVPICIGYLFGIAASI
- a CDS encoding helix-turn-helix transcriptional regulator, whose protein sequence is MKNLFEQILKKYRMKSGITQEFMVDLLSNNSSNLKKLDNVTFSRWERGITIPPFRKQIEIYRLLGVDPIDEIIELDIDLPQIEGEDYVITDYYTDSVNEFYSYCLNRTNIDEAINFIGEIELIKDGDVYISRLFDSFKLDKEEHVIQMMIEKFNAEIIICKYKKRIIAHSITLDIEPDFIKDLVSNSIDLSKIESYSGSNPFVISFHASTLTTLKFIIGNVLNKFLDMPNLESKLYMASFEKNIHKLFVKLKSKVKYNEIYNGKNHKISELTKFDINSSREALYFLVGFRRKEYEK